GGCAGTCATGTGCGATGTGTGCGTATGCCATGATGAGAACATCAGAGCCTATGCGCGTAACGCCGCCGCCGCCCTCGGTACCACGGTGAATCGAAGAAAATTCACGAATCTGGTTCCGATCACCGATTTCAAGGGTTGTATGCTCGCCGTGGAATTTAAGATCCTGCGGAACTTCACCCAATACGGCATGACTGTAGATATGGTTGTCTTTACCGATCCGGCATGGGCCCTTGATCACCGAATGACTGTCAATCTGCGTTCCCGCGGATATCTCGACCTTACCTTCGATGACCACATAGGGCCCGACGACCACACTGGGATCTAGGCTCGCCTCCGGCGAGATTATGGCTGTCGGATGAATCACTCGGACACTTCCTTGGCAACACATTTAATCAGCGCCTTGGCCGCCAGTTCACCATCAACATGGGCTTCACATTGAAAAATACCCATGCCACGAATCAGACGCTTCAGTTCAACGCGGATAATCAACTGATCACCCGGTTCAACAACCCGACGAAACGTGACTTCATCGAGTCCGACAAGCATGTAGAGTGAATTGGGGTTTGGCACGACACCCTGACTACTGAACGCCAGGACACCCGTCGCTTGGGCCATTGCCTCCGTAATCAGGACACCCGGCATGACAGGCCGAACCGGAAAATGCCCCTGAAAAAAAGGTTCATTAAAAGTCACGTTTTTAACAGCCACCAAATATTCATTCGGCGCCCAGTCAAGAACACGATCAATTAACAGAAAGGGAAACCGATGAGGCAATAGATGCATTATCTCTTGAATCATGATTGGTTTTGTTGTTGTGCTCACAGATTTTCCTCATCATTTTTTCGCAATGCGTTCAGACCGGTTTCCAATGCCTGAACACGATGCGCAATTCGCTCGAGCTGTTTGAAACGCGCGGCGTTTTTATGCCAGTTATCGTTGGTGTCCAAGGGGGTACCCGCCGAGTAGACGCCAGGCTGACGAATGGAACGTGTGACCATTGACATGCCGGTTATGTGCACACCATCGACTAATGTCAGATGCCCGGCCAGACCGACACCACCGCCCAAGGTGCAGTATTTGCCCACCACGCTCGAACCTGCAAGCCCAGCGCAACCGGCAATTGCTGAATGCGCCCCAATTTCAACGTTGTGGGCAACTTGGATCAGGTTGTCCAGCTTGGCACCGTTATCGATGCGTGTGTCATCCAGCGCGCCACGGTCAATCGTGGTGTTGGCACCAATATCGACATCATCACCAATCACGACGCGCCCCAACTGCGGCACGCGCCGCCACCGCCCCTGCTCATTAATAAGACCAAATCCATCGGAACCGATCACGGCACCGGGTTGGATAACGCAGCGAGCGCCAATCTCGCAGTGGTTCATCACGGTCACCCGTGCGATTAATTCAGTATCCGAACCAATCGATATATTTTCACCGAGAATGCAACCCGGACCGATTCGAACACCTGACGCAATGCGGCAACCGGCACCAATCACAACATGAGCCCCAACGGTCACATCATCCGCCAGATCTGCGGTCGGGTGAATATGCGCGCACGGATCGATGCACTTCGTCGGTTCGGATCGAGGAAACAACCATTCCAGAACATCGACAAAGGCAGACTGTGGGTTCGGCACCAGAATCAATACCGCCCCCGATGGGAGGGCGTCCTGATGTTTTGACTGACAGAGCACCACACCGGCAGATGTCTTATCGGGTTGAATGCCTCGTCGGTTGCCACTGAAGTAGGACAGGTCAGAAATCGTTGCAGAGGCTAATGAGGCTACGCCACTAACAAGCCGTCCGGCATCTCCGCGGACAGAACCCCCTATGCGTGCTGCCACATCAGCGACACGGACGGCATCGGTAGGAATCGCGGGCACTTTGCTTGGGGCCGTTCAGGGAGAGGAGACAGCTTCTGTTACTTCCCTGCGCTCACGTCTTGCTTGAGTTTGGCGAGTACATCGCTCGTTATATCAACCTGAGGCGCGGCATAAACAACGCCTTCAGCCAGAATAAGGTCATAACCTTTTGTTTTAGCGACATCTTTAATGGCAGCCAGCACAACGCGCTGAAGTTTGCCCAACTCCTCGTTTTTACGCAGATTCAGGTCATCGCGGAAATTGCTCTGCATACGCTGCAGATCACGAAGTTGACGGTTGAGCTCCTGCTCCTGCTTGGAACGGTCGCTATCGCTCATGGTTACTCCGTCGCGGTTTAGCTTGGTTTCCAAAGCTTGTGCCGTTTGCTGCGCATCACGGATTTCCTTCTCACGAGGCGCGAATTCTTTTTCAAGCTTCTTCTTGGCGATATCGGCCTGAGGCGCTTGCTCAAGCAAGGTAGAGGAATTGACAAAGGCAATCTTGATTTCCGCCGACTGCGCAGTCGCAGCGAAAAACAAAGCCAAAACAGAAACTAAAGCCAATGCAATGCGGTTCACGCAAACTCTCCTAAAAAAACAAAGCACAACCGGGGACAGATAGCCTCGGGATTATCTCACAGCCGTTGGCACAAGTGATGTCTTGCGAACGTTCTCAATCAAAAACTTGTACCCACGGTAAACTGGAACACCTGAGTCCGGTCACCAGGCTTGTTATTCAGGGGCTTGGCCACACTGAACACCAATGGACCGACCGGCGAAATCCAGTTAAATCCGATCCCTACAGATTGGCGCAAATCCCTGGCACTGAAATCGTTATAGCTGCCGTACACATTACCCACATCCCAGAACAGTGATAGGCGAACATTGTTTGACTGACTGGTCAAAAATGGCATGGGCGAAATCAGCTCAAGCCCACCAGCTGTCAGGAACGTACCGCCTATCGGATCACCATTCGAGTCCAAAGGACCCAATGAGTAATCCTGATAACCACGGACGGACTGTATGCCGCCTGCATAATAATTCAAGAAAGGCGGCACACCATTGTAATATTGGCTGACACCACCGTAAGTGGACTGCGTCTCGCCATACGCTTTAATCAGATCGACCCGACCATGGGCAGACAGTGTCGCGTCTGTCCAAAGCGGGAAATAAACACGGCCTTTATAGTCACCCTTGTAGTATCTCAACTGACTACCCGGCACGGCCAGTGTGGCGGAAACGGTCTGCAAAATACCTGATGTCGGGAAGATGGCCTTGTTGCGCGTGTCGTACTTCAAGGTGGGAATCAGGCTGAACGTATAGAAACTCTTGCCATCAAACCCGGGACCAGGGCGATCGTAGCCATTTTCACCCAATGGAGTTACCGGATATTCCCCTGTAGGCACGACAGGCACGCCGGTAATCCAGCTTGGTGAATAAGTGGTGGATTTGATTTTCTGGTTCTGCAACTGGAAGGCGATGGACGCATAGGTATTCTCGGATAATGGCACACCGAAATTGATGTTACCCCCGATCGAATCGACCAGATACCGGGAGAGAGACAACTGCGCCGCATTCTGTTTTGAGTAGAACAGACCGAAACCCTGACTCACACCATCGACGGTGAAATAAGGATTGTTGTAATTGAACTGCACGCCTGTCTGGTACGAACTACGCTGCAAATTGATGCCGACCGATTTACCGGAACCCAGGAAATTCGACTGGTTAAGGCCCAAATTGAAAAGCACACCTTCGGATTGCGAATAACCAACCCCCGCAGTGAAGGAACCGGACAACTGCTCGGTAATGTCATAGTCGACATCAACCTGATCAGGCACACCTGAAACCGGTTTCACCTTTTGATCCACCTGCTGAACGGAAGGCAGGCGCTGGATGCGTTCTTTGGAGCGGTCCAACTTATCGGCCGCATACCAACTGCCTTCCATCTGCCGCATTTCACGGCGATAGACCTCTTCGTTCGTGTTGAAGTTGCCGGTAAATTCCACATGCCGAACCGTGACGCGGTCACCGGGTTGTATGTTGAAATCAATGGCTACCGTTTTATTGTCTTCATCGATCTGGGGCATCGGCTGAACGCGAGCCAGCGCATAACCATCGTTACCCAACCGCTTGGCGATGGCATCCGAAGTATCGATCACATCCTTGCGGTTGAAGTATTCACCTGTTTTGACCTTGTCAAGCGCATCCAGTGTGGCCTTGTCCAGCAATAGATTGCCGGAAAAAGTGACACCGCTGACCTTGTAACGCTGCCCTTCGGTGATGTTGATCACAATAGCCATGTGCTTACGGTCAGGTGTGATGGTGACCTGTGAGGAATCCACCGCAAACTTCAGATAACCGCGATCAAGATAGAAAGACCGCAGACTTTCGAGATCTTTCGACATTTTCTCTTTTGAATATTGATCTGCGCTCGACCAGAAAGCCCACCAGGAAACCGGATGCATCGCGAGTTGAGACAACAGCTCAGATTCGGAGAAATCATGATTTCCGATAATACGAACCTGCTGGATGCTGGCCGGTTTACCCTCGTAGATATCGATGGAAACGAAAACGCGATTATCGTCCAGTTTCTGCACATGAGTCTGAATCTGAACACCGTACTGCCCGAGGCTGTAGTACACGCGTTGCAATTCGGTCTTCATTTTGTCCAGTGCCTGCGGGTCGAGGACGTGCCCCTGGCTCAAGCCGATGTCTTTCAGTGCCTTTTGAAGCTTTTCGGTTTCAACTTTCTTGTTGCCTTTGACCTCGATGGCAGAGATGGTCGGTCTTTCCTGTACCTGAATCATCAACACATTGCCGACACGGCCAACATTGACATCACTGAAGAACCCGGTTTTGTATAGCGCGTCGATGACCCGTGTACTGTCGTTTGCAGTGAAATCATCACCCACGTGGTAGGGAATATACGTAAATGCCGTGCTCGGCGTGACGGTGCGCAGACCTTCTACCTTGATATCCGAAATCACGAATGCATGGGCCAGCGTTGGGATGAGCAGCAAAGCTGCTGCGACAGGCTTCAGGATGAACCGAGCCAATGAAAACTTAATTTGTGAAGTCATGCTTGAAGAGAGATCCCAGATATTCGGATAAAAAAGTGTTTAAAGTAAATTCCGCGGCCCTTTTGAGCCACTGATCGATTCCGGCCCGCCATCACATCAGGGCACTTCGAAAAACCTACTGTGCTGTCCGATTGCTGCGCGTCCTGTTCTCGCACCCTTCCGCCATCCATGGCGGAAGCCCTGCCGGGTGAGGCGCTTGAATTCGCGTGCTCGTTTACGAGCAGCTGGCGTAAGCCCGCGCCTCGCCTATCTACTTGATATGTCTCGTTGCTCACTGCGCGGCTCCTTGCACTCGAACATGCTCGTGACGGTTTTTCGAGGTGCCCATCAGACTATCAAACGATATAAGCCATGCATGCGAACCAAACTCAGTGCACCGCTCGCCACTGCCGACAATCGAGCTATTGTCGCCGACTATGCCTAGTGCAGCAACCGTGAGATGTCATTATAGAAAGCCAGCGCCATCAAACTCACCAGAAAGGCCAGACCTATCTTGGTTGCAACGGCTTCAAGCGCGGCCTCCGCGGGCTTCCCACGAAGAGCTTCAACCACATAAAGCACCAAATGGCCGCCGTCCAGCAAGGGGATGGGCAGCAAATTCATGATGGCGAGCGACAGGCTGACCAGTGCCATGAACCCAAGGAAAGTTGAAAAGCCGATAACCAGACTCTGCCCGGCGTACTCGGCAATCGCCACCGGACCTGAGAGATTGGATAAGCTCGCCTGACCGGTAAGCAAGCCACCGAAGACATTAAAAGTCAGCGTGGTCATGGCCCAACTCCGCGATGCGGCCATAGATAACGCTTCAACCGGATTGTATCGCTCCAGAACCAGCATCTGTATCCCATCAGCCTTCGCGCGCGCCACGGCATCGGGCACCAGGCCCAACTGGGCACCGATCCGCCCAACGGAGGTTGTTTTGCCATCGACATTGGTGGATGTTTCGGTCTTGGGCGTCACCGTGATCTGTTCTGTACGCCCATCTCGAAGCACGGTCAGCGTGACGGGCTTGCCAGGAGAATGCTCGATGCGGGTAATCAGAGCCCAGGGATCCCGATACGTCGAACCATTGATCTCCTCAATGATGTCGCCTTTCTTCAAGCCGGCTTGCTCGGCGGGGCTGGCAGCCATCACCTTATGGATGAGGGCATCACCCTTTGGCGACCACAATCGATAGCCAATCTCTCTCAACACATCCCTCGCCGGTCCCTGATGATTCCCCTGAAGTGGTTTGAGCTTGGTCAAATCGAGAGTGCCCGTGTTGACAGCACCTTGATGTTCAAATTCGATGGGCACTTTGGCCCCGGCCACGCCCCCTTCCAACACAGCAAGTCGCAGATCGGAAAGGCTATGAATGGCTTGTCCTCCGACTTGCGTAATCACATCACCATCCTGAAGACCGCTTCGAGCCAGAACGGAATCGGCGGGCACCACGCCAACCTTCGGCAGCACACCCTGAACTCCGACCATGAACATCATCATCCAGAGTACGAGTGCAAGCAGAATATTCGCAACCGGTCCGGCAAGAACAATCAGAAAACGCTTCCAGACGGGCTGGCTGTTGAACGCCCGATGCTGCTCGGATGGGTCGACGGGCGCTTCGCGTTCATCCAGCATTTTTACGTAACCGCCCAAAGGAAAAGCGGCAATACGGTATTCAATCGCATCCGGCCCCTTACGGGTGGACCATAACGTAGGGCCAAAGCCGAGTGAGTACGTCAGAACCTTGACCCCAAGCTTTCGGGCAACCCAGAAGTGGCCGTATTCATGGAATGCGACCAACACCGCGATGGTGATCAGGAACCCCAACAAACTCATTAGAATATTCATGTCATCAAGTGGTCCAAAAGAGTACAGGCAAGCTCAAAACGGGCAATGAAGCGATCAGCCACGTGAATTCTCGAAACGAATGACAGCCGCATCCGCCATCGCACGTGCCCACTCGTTCTCGTCCAACACCGCCTCTATGGACTCGGGCGCGGCCGTCCGGGTTCCGGATTGAACCAAGTTCATGACAGCCTCAATCAACCGGGAAATATCGTTGAATGCGATACGGCCATCCAGAAATGCGGCAACGGCAACTTCATTGGCGGCATTCAGTACCAATGGTGCGTTGCCGCCGCTTTCAATCGCCGCATAAGCAAGCCGCAAGCAAGGAAAACGTTCACAATCGGGCGCATGAAAGTGCAAGCCATTGAGGGAAGTAAAATCTAGGGGCGCTACGCCCGATTCAATTCGTTCCGGCCAGGCCAATGCATGCGCGATGGGTGTGCGCATATCCGGCAGGCCCAGTTGGGCCAGCACCGAACCATCTGCGAATTGCACCATGGAGTGGATCACGGATTGCGGATGCACGATCACATCGATCCGCGACGCCGGCATGCCAAACAGCCAGGATGCCTCGATGACCTCAAGCCCTTTGTTCATCATCGTGGCCGAATCCACCGAGATTTTGCGCCCCATCGACCAGTTCGGATGACGACAAGCTTCATCAACTGTAATCTCTGAAAATCGCTCAAGGGGATGCGTTCTAAATGGCCCGCCGGATGCCGTCAGAATGAGTTTATCAACCGCTTTGGCAGGTTGCTCTCCAACGGGGAGGCACTGGAAAATCGCGTTGTGTTCACTGTCGATGGGCAGAAGCGTCGCACCGGACTCGGCGACGGCGGTCATCATGATTTGACCCGCCGCGACCAGTGACTCCTTGTTGGCAAGCAACACCTGCTTGCCTGCACGCACCGCAGCCCAGGTCGAGGCAAGACCAGCCACACCGACAATGGCAGCTACAACGACATCGACCGATTCTTCTGCGGCCAATGCTGCAATTTGCGCTGGCTGGTCAACGATCTCTGGCCGCAGTGCGCCATCTGGAATTTGCTCTGCGATTCGCTCGCGCAATCGAGCCGCGGCAGCCGGATCGGCCACACCAACCGTACGGGGGTGAAATTCCTGAATCTGCGCCCACAAAACATCAACCTGCGCGTTCGCCACCAAGCTTTGCACCCGATAATGCTTTGGGTGGAGACGAACCACGGCCAATGTGCTCTGGCCGATGCTCCCCGTTGAGCCGAAAATTGAAACAGATTTCACTGCCGATCTCCCATCAGCTCAGGCCACAACGAACAGGTGCATCTGGGCAAGCGCCAGAAACCAGATGGGCATGGCCGCCAACTGGCCGTCGAGCCGGTCAAGCAGGCCACCATGACCGGGCAGTATCCGCCCGCTGTCCTTCACGCCTGCCTCACGCTTCAAACGGGATTCTTCGAGATCGCCCGCAACGGAATAAATCGCCACCAGCATGCTCCAAACAGCCAACTGCCATGAAGGCACGGCTTGGAATAAGGGCAGCGCGGCGCCAATCGCAGCAAGCAAACCGACACCGACGAGACCGCCGATCATGCCTTCTATTGATTTACCCGGGCTCAGGGCAGGTGCGAGTTTGTTTTTGCCCCAAGCCCGACCGGCGAAATACGCCAACGAGTCGGCAACAGCCACAATCAAAATCCCGAACAGCAGCAACCACGGCCCCTGCTCCTCGCGATGGATCATGACCACGGCTAACCAGAATACGGGCAGGATCAGGATTCCGAGCAACGTACGAACATTGGATGAGCGGGTAGGCGCGGCAACACGTCGGTGAAACCATAGCCCCAGAATCAATCCGGCCCAACCCAACACGGCAAGGGCAAACAATCCTGAGACCAAGTTAGCTGGCAAGAATAAAAAGAGTCCGGCACCCAAGAACGCGGCAGCGATCAGTGCGATCCAGCGCCAAATCAAGCCGATTGCACAGAGACGGAACCACTCATAACCCAAGCCAAGCGAGAGCAACGCGGTAAAACCGACAAAAGCATACTCAGGCAGCGCAAAAATAACGAACAGACCGAGCACACCCAGCGCCAATGCCGTCAACACGCGCACACCCGTCCCGCTCATGGCTTTGTTATCTGTGCTCGTCATCATTCTTCAACACCGCCAAAGCGGCGCTGGCGAGCGGCAAACCAGTTCAAAGCGTCTCTAAAATCTTTCTCAGTGAAAGAAGGCCACAGACAGGACGTGAAATAGAGTTCGGCATAAGCGGATTGCCACAACAGGAAATTGCTGATGCGCTGCTCGCCACCCGTACGAATGAAAAGATCGACAGGCGGTTGATTAGCGGTGGATAAATTAGCTTCAAAACAGCTGCGAACCGCAGTTTCGTCGTCAAGATCAACCTCACCCCGTTCTGCCGAACGGGCCAGCCGGGTAGCTGCCTGAAGTATGTCCCACTGCCCCCCATAGCTGACGGCGATCATCAAGTGCAGCCCGTCATTGGCTGACGTAAGCTCTTCTGCCTGTGTCATCGAATGACATATGCCCTGAGGCA
This region of Halothiobacillus neapolitanus c2 genomic DNA includes:
- the fabZ gene encoding 3-hydroxyacyl-ACP dehydratase FabZ, which encodes MIQEIMHLLPHRFPFLLIDRVLDWAPNEYLVAVKNVTFNEPFFQGHFPVRPVMPGVLITEAMAQATGVLAFSSQGVVPNPNSLYMLVGLDEVTFRRVVEPGDQLIIRVELKRLIRGMGIFQCEAHVDGELAAKALIKCVAKEVSE
- the lpxD gene encoding UDP-3-O-(3-hydroxymyristoyl)glucosamine N-acyltransferase, which gives rise to MPAIPTDAVRVADVAARIGGSVRGDAGRLVSGVASLASATISDLSYFSGNRRGIQPDKTSAGVVLCQSKHQDALPSGAVLILVPNPQSAFVDVLEWLFPRSEPTKCIDPCAHIHPTADLADDVTVGAHVVIGAGCRIASGVRIGPGCILGENISIGSDTELIARVTVMNHCEIGARCVIQPGAVIGSDGFGLINEQGRWRRVPQLGRVVIGDDVDIGANTTIDRGALDDTRIDNGAKLDNLIQVAHNVEIGAHSAIAGCAGLAGSSVVGKYCTLGGGVGLAGHLTLVDGVHITGMSMVTRSIRQPGVYSAGTPLDTNDNWHKNAARFKQLERIAHRVQALETGLNALRKNDEENL
- a CDS encoding OmpH family outer membrane protein; amino-acid sequence: MNRIALALVSVLALFFAATAQSAEIKIAFVNSSTLLEQAPQADIAKKKLEKEFAPREKEIRDAQQTAQALETKLNRDGVTMSDSDRSKQEQELNRQLRDLQRMQSNFRDDLNLRKNEELGKLQRVVLAAIKDVAKTKGYDLILAEGVVYAAPQVDITSDVLAKLKQDVSAGK
- the bamA gene encoding outer membrane protein assembly factor BamA — protein: MTSQIKFSLARFILKPVAAALLLIPTLAHAFVISDIKVEGLRTVTPSTAFTYIPYHVGDDFTANDSTRVIDALYKTGFFSDVNVGRVGNVLMIQVQERPTISAIEVKGNKKVETEKLQKALKDIGLSQGHVLDPQALDKMKTELQRVYYSLGQYGVQIQTHVQKLDDNRVFVSIDIYEGKPASIQQVRIIGNHDFSESELLSQLAMHPVSWWAFWSSADQYSKEKMSKDLESLRSFYLDRGYLKFAVDSSQVTITPDRKHMAIVINITEGQRYKVSGVTFSGNLLLDKATLDALDKVKTGEYFNRKDVIDTSDAIAKRLGNDGYALARVQPMPQIDEDNKTVAIDFNIQPGDRVTVRHVEFTGNFNTNEEVYRREMRQMEGSWYAADKLDRSKERIQRLPSVQQVDQKVKPVSGVPDQVDVDYDITEQLSGSFTAGVGYSQSEGVLFNLGLNQSNFLGSGKSVGINLQRSSYQTGVQFNYNNPYFTVDGVSQGFGLFYSKQNAAQLSLSRYLVDSIGGNINFGVPLSENTYASIAFQLQNQKIKSTTYSPSWITGVPVVPTGEYPVTPLGENGYDRPGPGFDGKSFYTFSLIPTLKYDTRNKAIFPTSGILQTVSATLAVPGSQLRYYKGDYKGRVYFPLWTDATLSAHGRVDLIKAYGETQSTYGGVSQYYNGVPPFLNYYAGGIQSVRGYQDYSLGPLDSNGDPIGGTFLTAGGLELISPMPFLTSQSNNVRLSLFWDVGNVYGSYNDFSARDLRQSVGIGFNWISPVGPLVFSVAKPLNNKPGDRTQVFQFTVGTSF
- the rseP gene encoding RIP metalloprotease RseP encodes the protein MNILMSLLGFLITIAVLVAFHEYGHFWVARKLGVKVLTYSLGFGPTLWSTRKGPDAIEYRIAAFPLGGYVKMLDEREAPVDPSEQHRAFNSQPVWKRFLIVLAGPVANILLALVLWMMMFMVGVQGVLPKVGVVPADSVLARSGLQDGDVITQVGGQAIHSLSDLRLAVLEGGVAGAKVPIEFEHQGAVNTGTLDLTKLKPLQGNHQGPARDVLREIGYRLWSPKGDALIHKVMAASPAEQAGLKKGDIIEEINGSTYRDPWALITRIEHSPGKPVTLTVLRDGRTEQITVTPKTETSTNVDGKTTSVGRIGAQLGLVPDAVARAKADGIQMLVLERYNPVEALSMAASRSWAMTTLTFNVFGGLLTGQASLSNLSGPVAIAEYAGQSLVIGFSTFLGFMALVSLSLAIMNLLPIPLLDGGHLVLYVVEALRGKPAEAALEAVATKIGLAFLVSLMALAFYNDISRLLH
- the ispC gene encoding 1-deoxy-D-xylulose-5-phosphate reductoisomerase; translated protein: MKSVSIFGSTGSIGQSTLAVVRLHPKHYRVQSLVANAQVDVLWAQIQEFHPRTVGVADPAAAARLRERIAEQIPDGALRPEIVDQPAQIAALAAEESVDVVVAAIVGVAGLASTWAAVRAGKQVLLANKESLVAAGQIMMTAVAESGATLLPIDSEHNAIFQCLPVGEQPAKAVDKLILTASGGPFRTHPLERFSEITVDEACRHPNWSMGRKISVDSATMMNKGLEVIEASWLFGMPASRIDVIVHPQSVIHSMVQFADGSVLAQLGLPDMRTPIAHALAWPERIESGVAPLDFTSLNGLHFHAPDCERFPCLRLAYAAIESGGNAPLVLNAANEVAVAAFLDGRIAFNDISRLIEAVMNLVQSGTRTAAPESIEAVLDENEWARAMADAAVIRFENSRG
- a CDS encoding phosphatidate cytidylyltransferase — encoded protein: MMTSTDNKAMSGTGVRVLTALALGVLGLFVIFALPEYAFVGFTALLSLGLGYEWFRLCAIGLIWRWIALIAAAFLGAGLFLFLPANLVSGLFALAVLGWAGLILGLWFHRRVAAPTRSSNVRTLLGILILPVFWLAVVMIHREEQGPWLLLFGILIVAVADSLAYFAGRAWGKNKLAPALSPGKSIEGMIGGLVGVGLLAAIGAALPLFQAVPSWQLAVWSMLVAIYSVAGDLEESRLKREAGVKDSGRILPGHGGLLDRLDGQLAAMPIWFLALAQMHLFVVA
- the uppS gene encoding polyprenyl diphosphate synthase codes for the protein MKASDTASSSSAVSPAVQPSNGPQHVAVIMDGNGRWARERHLPRSLGHQRGRRAVRRLIESARRANIPVLTLFAFSSENWTRPAEEVDALMRLFSYALERDIKDLHANGIRVQFIGDRTRLPQGICHSMTQAEELTSANDGLHLMIAVSYGGQWDILQAATRLARSAERGEVDLDDETAVRSCFEANLSTANQPPVDLFIRTGGEQRISNFLLWQSAYAELYFTSCLWPSFTEKDFRDALNWFAARQRRFGGVEE